GGTGGACATCAAAATCAGTAAGGAACGATTTTGCTAATAATGATAAAGGTGATTGATATATGCAGCATGTTGAATGGATTTCTCAAAATGAAGAAGAAACGGCTCTTTTTGCACAGAAGCTGGCCATAAGGCTATCAAGCAGTGATGTATTGGCTTTGGAAGGTGACTTGGGTGCAGGTAAAACGGCATTCACGAAAGGGCTGGCTAAAGGGTTAGGCGTTTCCAGAATGGTAAACAGCCCGACTTTTACGATAATAAAGGAATACATGGGGCGATTGCCTTTATATCATATGGATGTATACCGGGTAAGTGAATCCGAAGAAGATTTAGGCTTTGATGAATATTTTGAAGGTGATGGCGTGACTGTCGTTGAATGGGCCCACCTGATAAAGGATCAGCTTCCTGATGAAATCTTGACCATCTATATTTATCGTCTCGGTGATTCCAGCAGGCGGATTGTACTTGAACCTAAAGGCGAACGATATGTAACGATATGTAAGGAGATTATTTGATGAGAGTTTTAGCGATAGATACATCGAACTTCACATTAGGGATTGCTCTTGTGGACGAGAGTCAGGTAATTGGCGAGTACACGACAAATTTAAAGAAAAATCATTCGGTTCGGGTCATGCCGGCTATCCAGACCCTGCTCAAGGATTGTGATACTGCTCCAAAGGATTTGACCAAAATTGTGGTCGCGAAGGGGCCAGGTTCATATACAGGTGTAAGGATTGGTGTGACGATTGCCAAGACCTTGGCTTGGACGCTCCAAATTCCTTTATCAGGCGTATCGAGCCTGGAAGTGTTAGCAGCTAATGGACGCTATTTTAACGGGCTTATTTCTCCCTTGTTCGATGCAAGAAGAGGCCAGGTTTATACCGGGTTATACGATATGGAAAATAATCTGTTGAAAACGGTGATCGAAGATTGTAATATCTTATCCTCTGAATGGGCGAAACGATTGAAGGATTTGAATCGCCCCATTTTATTTGTCGGTCAAGACACGGATATCCATCGAGAGGCAATCGAGGAAGCATTGGGTGATTTAGCGGTATTTGCCCCGATACAGTCTTTCAACTCAAGACCTAGTGAGCTGGCCTTCCTTGGCCTTGATAAGACCGAGGAGGATATTCACCAGTTTGTACCGAACTATATACGCATGGCTGAAGCAGAAGCTAAGTGGCTTGAACAGCAGGGGAAATAAAAAAGGAAAGTGACCGATTATTATGAGTAAAACAATGACGTTCCGAAAGATGAAAACGGAAGATATCGATCAAGTGCTGCACGTGGAAACCCAGTCCTTTACTTTGCCTTGGAGCCGGGAAGCTTTTTATAATGAATTGAATCATAATCAATATGCCGTATACATGGTGATCGAGGACGAGGGGAAAATTGCCGGTTATTGCGGCGCATGGATCGTCATCGATGAATCGCACATTACCAATATTGCCATTCTGCCTGAATATCGCGGGCAAAAGCTTGGGGAAGCCTTGCTCAGGAAGATGATTGAAATCTCCATTGCCATGGGTGTGGTGAGGATGACGCTTGAAGTTCGTGTCAGTAATGGAGTGGCCATTTCCCTTTATGAAAAGCTAGGTTTTCAAAAGGGTGGAATACGGAAAAATTATTATACAGATAATTTAGAAGATGCTTATGTTATGTGGGTGAATTTTGCATGAAAACAGATCAACTTATATTAGGAATTGAAACGAGCTGCGATGAAACCGCGGCTGCGGTCATCAAAAATGGAACAGAGATATTAAGCAATGTCGTGGCTTCACAAATAGAAAGCCATAAACGTTTTGGCGGGGTCGTCCCTGAAATAGCCTCGCGTCATCATGTAGAGCAGATAACGATCGTACTTGAAGAAGCCCTGCTTCGGGCAGGTGTAAGCTATGAGGATTTGGATGCCATTGCTGTCACGGAGGGACCTGGTTTAGTGGGGGCGCTCCTGATAGGTGTGAATGCGGCTAAAGCTGTGGCTTTCGCACATGGAATACCGATTGTCGGGATACACCATATTGCCGGTCATATTTATGCGAATCGACTTATTCAGGAAATTGAATACCCTGCACTATCTTTGGTCGTTTCAGGGGGTCATACCGAATTGGTCCTTTTGGAAGAACCAGGCTCCTTCAAGGTGATAGGGGAGACGCGTGATGATGCAGCAGGAGAAGCTTATGACAAAGTGGCCCGGACTTTGGGGCTTCCTTATCCAGGAGGGCCGCATATCGATAGGCTCGCCCAAATGGGCTCACCTTCATTGAAGCTTCCACGGGCGTGGCTGGAAGGCAGCTATGACTTTTCCTTCAGCGGATTGAAATCCGCCGTGATCAACACTTTGCATAATGCAGAACAGCGAGGGGAAAAGATTGAACCTGAAGATTTGGCTGCCAGCTTCCAGGCAAGCGTTATAGAAGTGCTCGTCGTGAAGGCTGTGAAGGCTGCTAAAGAATATAAGGTTAAACAGGTGTTGCTTGCAGGGGGAGTGGCGGCGAATAAAGGCCTGAGGGAAGCGCTAACGGATGCTTTCTTGGAGTTGCCTATCGACCTATCCATCCCTCCCCTCTATCTTTGCACGGACAATGCGGCCATGATTGGAGCTGCTGGCAGTGTAATGTTCGAAAAGGGGAAGCGCTCCGGAATGGATTTGAACGGAAACCCTGGATTGGATATAGAAGTGTAGTAAAGAATGAGTAGACAGGATCCCTCAATCGGGATCCTGTTTTTGCCCTGTATCATTAAAAATAGAATATTCTGTGGATAAAGTTTTTTTGAAAATTAAATGGCATGTGTATAAACAGGTGATTATGTGGATAAGTGGATATGTTTCTGTGGATAATGTGTATAACTCTAATTATTCGCTTGTGCATGGTAATTGTTTTGTTAACAAGTTTGTGGATAACTTTAATCGTGCATTCCATTCAAAAAGAAAAGACCGAGTCATTAGACTCTGGTCTTTTGTCATTCTTCCAATTCTGCCCATTCTTCAAGAAGCTGATCCAAAGTTTCTTGTGCTTGATCGAGCTTTGTTTGGACCTCCATCACTTTTTCATGGTCCTGGAAAACATTTGGATCGCAAAGAAGTTCATTGCATTCGTTTATTTCGGCTTCAAGCTGCTCCATGGCCGCCTCGATTTCCTCTATCCGCCGCTTTCTTTGGCGTTCAGCCTTTTTTGCTTCCTTATCGATCTTGTAATTCGTTTTTTCGACAGCCACATTTACTGTTTTCGCTTGATTTTCCTGTTCAAGCGCCTTGATCTCCGCTTGCTCCTGTTTTTTCTCTACATAGTAATCATAATCACCGAGGAATTCCTCGTTGCCATCCTTGGAGAGTTCGATGACCTTCGTGGCTATGCGATTTATGAAATATCGATCATGTGAGACGAAGAGAATCGTACCCGGATAATCGATCAGTGCATTTTCAAGCACCAATTTACTGTCGAGATCCAGATGGTTCGTTGGCTCATCCAGTATCAAGAAATTCCCTTTTTCCATCATCATCTTGGCGAGCGCCAGCCGGGCTTTCTCCCCGCCGCTTAAAGTGGACACGGTTTTCAAAACATCGTCACCGCTAAAAAGGAAATTCCCGAGAACCGTGCGGATATCCTTTTCCGGTTTAAGGGGATAGTCATCCCATAATTCATTGAGTACGCGTTTATTGGAAATCAGGTTGGCCTGTTCCTGATCGTAGTAGCTGACCTCGACGTTCGTTCCGAAGCGGAAAGAACCGGCACGTGCAGGCAACTTAGAGATGATTGTCTTCAGCAGTGTCGATTTTCCAACGCCGTTCGGGCCGACTAGCGCAATACTTTCCCCTTTCGTCATCCGAGAGTTTATGTTTTTTGAGACCGTTTCATCCTCGTAACCGATCGCCAAGTCCTGGAGGTGGAGCACTTCGTTCCCGCTTTGTTTCTCAATCTGAAATGAAAAATTGGCAGATTTCTCATCACCTTGCGGCTTGTCCAGCACATCCATCTTTTCAAGCTGTTTGCGCCTGCTTTGGGCCCTTTTCGTGGTTGAGGCCCTTGTGATGTTCCGTTGGACAAAGTCGCGGAGCTTTTCGATTTCCCCCTGTTGTTTCTCGAACAGCTTCATGTCCCGCTCATAATCCTCGGCTTTTCCCTCCAGATAAGAACTATAATTGCCATAGTACTTTTTCATATTATTCCGGGAAATTTCATAGACCTGATTGACCACTTTATCGAGAAAATACCGGTCATGGGAAACGATAAGGACAGCTCCTTGATAGCTCTGTAAATATTGTTCCAGCCAGGAGAGTGTTTCGATATCCAAATGGTTCGTCGGTTCATCCAGGATCAATATATCAGGTTTCCTTAACAACAGCTTCCCTAACGCAAGCCTCGTTTTTTGCCCTCCGCTTAATGTGGAAATCAGGGTGGAGTAGTCAAAATCAGCAAACTGAAGGCCATGCAGTACGGAACGGATATCCGCTTCATACTGGTAGCCGCCTTTTTCCTTGAAGGCGACCATCAACGCGTCATATTCATTGAGCACTTTTTGGTAAACGACTTCATCCTCGAATACATCTGGCCTGGCCATATCAGCCTCAAGGCGGCGCAGTTCCTTCTCTTGATCGATAAGATCCTTGAATACGGTCAGCATTTCATCCCAGATGGTTAACTCGGATTCGAGGCCAGTATCTTGTGCCATGTAACCGATGGTGACACCTTTTGGCTTGATGATTTCACCGCCATCATGCGATAGTTGCCCGGCTATGATTTTCAGCAGCGTCGATTTACCCGCGCCGTTCCGCCCGACAAGGGCAATTCGATCTTTATTTTGAACTTCGAGCTTCATGTTTGATAAAATAAGTTCAGCTCCGTAATATTTTGATAGTTGATTGATTTGTAATAAAATCATAGTTTCACCTCAATTGATTATTTTAAGTGTAACGTATTATAGTTATTATCGGCAATAGCTTGGTTCCGGGCCAAAACAAGCTGTTACATAAAGTGGAATAATAGTGTATTATTTAGGAGGGGTTATTCAATGGCAGACTTGACGCATTTCAATGAACAAGGCAGGGCCAAAATGGTCGACGTGAGTGCCAAGCCGGAAACGACCCGGACGGCAACGGCTCGTTCGAGCATTTTAGTGAACGCTGAAATATATGAAGCGATCATCAACCAGAATATGAAAAAGGGTGATGTATTGGCTGTCGCGCAAGTTGCGGGCATCATGGCCAGCAAGAATACGTCCAATATCATCCCGATGTGCCATCCCATTGCACTGCTGGGCGTCAATATAGCCTTTGATTGGGAAAAGGAACAACAGGGATATCGCCTTGGGATTGAAACGGAAGCTAAGACCAAAGGGAGTACAGGTGTGGAAATGGAAGCGTTAACAGCTGCATCCGTCACTGCCCTAACTGTATATGACATGTGTAAGGCCTTGGATAAGGGCATGGTGATCGGGCCTACATTCTTAGTTGAGAAAACAGGTGGAGTATCCAGCAGCGATTATAGAAGACAAGTAAATCAAACAAATAGAGATTGAAAAGCATGTGTGAAGGCGGGGAAGAATGATGAACCATGACCCAAAGATACCGCAGGCAACTGCCAAAAGGCTGCCACTGTACTATCGATTTTTAAAAAACTTACACTCCTCGGGAAAACAAAGAGTTTCCTCGGCAGAGCTAAGCGAAGCTGTAAAAGTGGATTCTGCTACCATTCGTCGCGACTTTTCCTACTTTGGCGCGCTTGGGAAAAAAGGCTACGGCTACAATGTAAATTATTTATTATCCTTCTTTAGAAAAACACTGGACCAAGATGAACTGACGAAAGTCGCTTTAATCGGGGTAGGGAATTTAGGGACCGCGTTCCTGAATTACAATTTCATAAAAAATAATAATACAAAGATTGAAATGGCATTTGAAGTTTCGGAAGACAAGGTTGGAAAGCAAATAGCCGATGTGCCGATCTATCATATGGATCAAATCGATACACTATTGCAGGAAAATAATATAACGGCTGCCATATTGACAGTCCCTGCACAAGTGGCGCAAACGATCACCGATCGCCTGGTCAAAGCCGACATTAAAGGGATATTGAATTTCACGCCTGCAAGGCTGACGGTACCCCCATCCATAAGGGTGCACCATATTGACCTTGCAGTGGAGCTCCAATCGCTCATCTACTTTTTGAAGCATTATCCGGTAGTGGAAGAAGCTGCAGTGGAAGAATGAAATGAAAAAAAACGCTGCACCTTCGCAGCGTTTTTTTATTTTTTCTTATTTTTTTGCGCGGCCTTGATCTTAAAATGGACCATGATCATCCTTAGGCCCGATCCGAAATCAAGCGTCGCAATAAGGACAAGTATGTAGGCGAAGATTCCCCATCCAGAGGAATTGACGGTTTGAACCGCAATTCCCGTAAAAAGGACACCTAAGCCAGCATAAATGATTCCGATGAATAATGGTGATTGTCGTTTCATAATAAACCTCCGATGAAGGCTTGTGCAGTATCCAGCATCTTCTCAATTTGCTCGCGATTCACGACTTGTATGATGATAACAAGCGTATTCATCGCAATATGTGCGCTCATGGACACGAGGATGCGGCCTGTTTTCGCATAAAGATAAGCAAAGGTCAACCCCATTGCCGTATATAAAAGAAGATGCTCCAATTCACCATGCGCCAAGCCGAAAATAACCGAGCTGAGTACAGCGGAAATGAAGAAGTTAAACCGTTTATGAAGTGATCCGAAAATGATCTTCCGGAAAATGATTTCTTCCAAGATTGGTGCAATTACTGAAGTGACGAAAATGACCATGGGGACTTTGTAAATGATTGCAATGAGCTGCTGCGTATTTTCGGATTCACGCTGTACGCCAAGACTTTGCTCAATGATTCCAGCAACCGCTTGAGCAGTTAATGCCAGGAAGACTCCTGCTATCGCCCATAAGATGGATGTGCGAACGGAGGCTTGGTTGCTTGTGTCCATTTTTTCCTTCATATCTTTTCTCATTAAAAAAAGAATCAAGGCTAATGCGACGAAAAAGCTGAATACGATCCAGTATGCTGCAGACTTTTGCTCAAGCTCATCAGCATTCATACCGCTTGAAGCCCCTATCAGCATGAAAATGGGTATCCCGACAATACTGGATAATTGCATGGCAATGTAAGTGATGATGACGAACCAATATTCTTTTTTCAAAAATGAAAACTCCTTTAATTTAGTCGCCCATTTCGCCTGAAAATGTTCCTGACAGGGGGACAATCTATAAACGCATACTCCAAAATGGTATCAAATATTGAGGCAGAACACCACTCAAAGGTACCCCCGTAAAAACATTTCCGTATCTAATCATTATGTTAATGTAGTATACCCGGAATTTATCAGAAATTAATAAAAAATTTTCGATAAGATACTTGCAAAAAAGGCTCGGTTTATTTAATATTATAAATGTGTTAGCACTCGATGATGAAGAGTGCTAATAATCATGAAGCAAATATCAAGAGAATATGAGGAGGGTGTTTCACTTGTTAAAACCATTAGGTGATCGCGTTATTATTGAACTAGTTCAATCTGAAGAAAAAACGGCAAGCGGTATTGTTCTTCCTGATACTGCACAAGAAAAGCCACAAGAAGGTAAGGTAGTAGCAGTCGGTACTGGCCGTGTCCTTGAAAATGGCGAACGTGTTGCTTTAGAGGTTGCCCAAGGCGATCTAATTATCTTCTCAAAATATGCAGGTACTGAAGTTAAATACGAAAATACCGAATACTTAATTTTACGTGAAAGCGACATTTTGGCTGTTATCGGCTAATTATACATCATACTTAACTGAACGAAAATTTTCTTAAAATTTTAGGGAGGTACTTAAAAATGGCTAAAGAAATCAAATTTAGTGAAGAAGCACGCCGCTCCATGCTTCGTGGTGTGGATGCACTTGCAGATGCAGTGAAAGTAACGCTTGGACCAAAAGGCCGTAACGTGGTTCTTGAGAAAAAATTCGGTTCGCCGCTTATCACGAATGACGGTGTGACGATCGCTAAAGAAATCGAACTGGAAGATGCATTCGAAAACATGGGTGCGAAACTGGTTGCTGAAGTAGCAAGCAAAACAAACGACGTAGCTGGTGACGGTACAACGACTGCAACGGTTCTAGCGCAAGCGATGATCCGTGAAGGGTTGAAAAACGTTACAGCTGGTGCGAACCCAATGGGTATCCGCAAAGGGATCGAAAAAGCGGTCAACTCTGCCATCGCAGAATTGAAAGCCATTTCCCAACCTGTCGAAAACAAGGAATCGATTGCACAAGTTGCTGCCATCTCTTCAGCTGATGAAGAAGTGGGCCAACTGATTGCCGAAGCGATGGAGCGCGTTGGTAACGACGGCGTCATCACGATCGAGGAGTCCAAAGGTTTCACGACAGAATTGGACGTAGTAGAAGGTATGCAGTTCGATCGCGGATATGCCTCTCCTTACATGGTTACTGATTCAGATAAAATGGAAGCGGTCCTTGAAAATCCATATATCTTGATCACTGACAAAAAAATTACGAATATCCAAGAAATCCTTCCTGTACTTGAGCAAGTGGTACAACAAGGAAAACCGCTATTATTGATTGCTGAAGATGTAGAAGGCGAAGCACTTGCAACTCTTGTAGTGAACAAACTTCGTGGAACATTCAATGCAGTTGCGGTTAAAGCACCTGGTTTCGGTGACCGTCGTAAAGCAATGCTGGAAGACATCGCAGCTCTTACAGGCGGCGAAGTGATCACTGAAGAAATCGGACTCGACCTTAAAACTGCAACAATCGATTCTCTAGGCCGTGCGTCTAAAGTGGTTGTTACAAAAGAAAACACAACGATCGTTGAAGGATCTGGGGATACAGCGCAAATTCAAGCTCGTGTAAACCAAATCCGTGTTCAATTGGAAGAAACGACTTCTGAATTCGACCGTGAAAAATTACAAGAACGCCTTGCTAAATTAGCTGGCGGTGTAGCGGTAATCAAAGTCGGTGCAGCTACAGAAACAGAATTAAAAGAACGTAAACTTCGTATTGAAGATGCATTGAACTCCACTCGTGCCGCTGTTGAAGAAGGTATCGTAGCCGGTGGTGGTACAGCACTTCTTAACGTATACAATAAAATCGCTGAAATCCAAGCGGAAGGCGACGTAGCAACAGGCGTGAAAATCGTCCTTCGTGCAATCGAAGAGCCTGTACGCCAAATCGCTCACAACGCTGGACTTGAAGGCTCTGTAATCGTTGAACGCCTAAAAGGCGAAGCGGTAGGCACTGGCTTCAACGCAGCTACTGGCGAATGGGTCAACATGATCGCATCCGGTATCGTCGATCCAACTAAAGTAACTCGTTCAGCTCTACAAAACGCTGGATCAGTTGCAGCCATGTTCCTAACAACAGAAGCTGTCGTTGCGGACAAACCAGAACCAGCAGGCGCTGGCGGCATGGGCATGCCTGACATGGGCGGCATGGGTGGAATGGGCGGCATGATGTAATCAACGCTTAAATCCTCTAATAAAGGATTTAACGAGATTCAGAATGAATGCTCACCAAACACGTGAATATCTTTAAAGTTGAGGCCTCCCACAGTTTACTGTGGGGGGCCTTTCCTTCGGAATTTTGAGGGTTAATAGAAGCATTATCTGAATCGGAACTCTTCTTTGCAATCTATTTCGTTGTCTCATCTATATGAGTAGAATTTGAAGCATCAGAATCGAAAGTATTAAACCCATTCAAATCAATAAAATGAGCAATTACATCCTTATCTTTGTCAGCAATAATGAGGTTAAAGCCAGATAAGTTGTTTTTTATTTTCTCCAATTCTTTTGTCGTTAAATCGATGTTTATTTTGAATGGAGTTTGATATGTAGTTTTGTGATCTTTAGGTTGCTCTGCCAACACTGATTCACTGGTTGTCTTATGAAAAATATCGTATACTGCTTCAGGGTACTCCAGTGAAAAGTACAGCTTTTGGGTGTTTTCCTGTAAGATTTCGTATATTTCCAGATTTATTTCGTAATTCATAAGTAATGTTAATTCCTTATTCTCAGGAATATAATTCATTTCAAACTTTGTGATGCTAAACTTAGGGGGAAGCAGCTTGTTTTCTAATGATTTGTTTTTTTGATTCGATGATTTATTCTGTTTAGTCTCGATTGGATTGTCGACAGATTTTTCACTTGTCTTATCTGCAGTACTGCACCCCATTAGAAGGAACAGACAAATGATAAAAGGACAAGTATACTTTGGGAGCATATTTTACCACCTCTTTATATTAGTGATAAATAAAGACATCAAGGAAAAATCCCGAAAATATTCGCCTTATGTTGAATAAGGGATTTTACCGGTTGCTGTGATTACATTTGATAAACTTATATAACCGAATATATCTATTTTTGGATGTCACTTCATTGTTAACGGTATGTTAAATACTAGGAATAATCAATATTTAATTTTAAATGAATTTTGAAATGCTAGTATCAAAACATATAAAATCAGTGCAACTAATATTTTTAGGGAGGAAAGGAGTTTATTCAGAATGCTTTCTTTAAGAAATGTTCAAGCTACGGATTTAGAACAGCTTTTATCCATTGAGAATGAAGGCTTTTCAATGGAAGAAGCTGCCACAAAGAAAGCGTTTGTGGACAGGATCAAGCTGATATCCGACACCTTTATCGTGGCAGAAAAGGAAGGGAAAATCCTTGGTTATATTAATGGTCCCATCATTGATCTGCCTTATATAACGGATGATCTTTTTGAGGAAATCAAAGAGAATCCAAAAACAGGAGGATATCAGAGCATCCTAGGGTTAGCTGTGTCCAAGAAGGCTAGAAATCTGGGGATTGCGAAGACTTTATTGGAGAAAATGGAATCACTTGTAGATGAAAATGACAGAAAGGGAATCACTTTAACTTGTAAACAGGAATTAGTTCCTTTCTATGAAAAATTGGGATTTGTTAGCCATGGCCTGTCTGAATCGCAACATGGGGGAGCCAGCTGGTTCAACTTGGTCAAATTTAGAGAGGATAAGAATTGATTCGTACAGGTGCGTCCGTATTAAAGATTAGCCAGTGGGGCGCAAGGTGAAAACACTCGATAAAAAGCCGCTTCATTAATAAAAGTTTTTCCTTTTCGTGAAATTTTTGATAAAATTCACTCTACAAAGCTGATAATTAATAATTCCCTATTGTCTGAAAATAAAAGGGGTGGTATATTATTAATATTCCTTTGGAAACGATTTCATGATATAAGCTTCTGCAAGTGCTCCTTGTTGGTCCCTTATATCGTCTGTTATTATGATTGAAAGGAATTCAATGGTATGTATGAAAAAGAAACGATTTTTATAACTGGTGATGCGAAGTCGTCACAAAATAACCCGATTACCATGAAATTCAGTCAATATTTTTTGGCATTGGTAGTC
This genomic stretch from Peribacillus muralis harbors:
- a CDS encoding YdiK family protein is translated as MKRQSPLFIGIIYAGLGVLFTGIAVQTVNSSGWGIFAYILVLIATLDFGSGLRMIMVHFKIKAAQKNKKK
- the groES gene encoding co-chaperone GroES, with translation MLKPLGDRVIIELVQSEEKTASGIVLPDTAQEKPQEGKVVAVGTGRVLENGERVALEVAQGDLIIFSKYAGTEVKYENTEYLILRESDILAVIG
- a CDS encoding CPBP family intramembrane glutamic endopeptidase; this translates as MKKEYWFVIITYIAMQLSSIVGIPIFMLIGASSGMNADELEQKSAAYWIVFSFFVALALILFLMRKDMKEKMDTSNQASVRTSILWAIAGVFLALTAQAVAGIIEQSLGVQRESENTQQLIAIIYKVPMVIFVTSVIAPILEEIIFRKIIFGSLHKRFNFFISAVLSSVIFGLAHGELEHLLLYTAMGLTFAYLYAKTGRILVSMSAHIAMNTLVIIIQVVNREQIEKMLDTAQAFIGGLL
- a CDS encoding redox-sensing transcriptional repressor Rex — protein: MMNHDPKIPQATAKRLPLYYRFLKNLHSSGKQRVSSAELSEAVKVDSATIRRDFSYFGALGKKGYGYNVNYLLSFFRKTLDQDELTKVALIGVGNLGTAFLNYNFIKNNNTKIEMAFEVSEDKVGKQIADVPIYHMDQIDTLLQENNITAAILTVPAQVAQTITDRLVKADIKGILNFTPARLTVPPSIRVHHIDLAVELQSLIYFLKHYPVVEEAAVEE
- the tsaE gene encoding tRNA (adenosine(37)-N6)-threonylcarbamoyltransferase complex ATPase subunit type 1 TsaE, producing the protein MQHVEWISQNEEETALFAQKLAIRLSSSDVLALEGDLGAGKTAFTKGLAKGLGVSRMVNSPTFTIIKEYMGRLPLYHMDVYRVSESEEDLGFDEYFEGDGVTVVEWAHLIKDQLPDEILTIYIYRLGDSSRRIVLEPKGERYVTICKEII
- a CDS encoding GNAT family N-acetyltransferase → MLSLRNVQATDLEQLLSIENEGFSMEEAATKKAFVDRIKLISDTFIVAEKEGKILGYINGPIIDLPYITDDLFEEIKENPKTGGYQSILGLAVSKKARNLGIAKTLLEKMESLVDENDRKGITLTCKQELVPFYEKLGFVSHGLSESQHGGASWFNLVKFREDKN
- a CDS encoding ABC-F family ATP-binding cassette domain-containing protein — protein: MILLQINQLSKYYGAELILSNMKLEVQNKDRIALVGRNGAGKSTLLKIIAGQLSHDGGEIIKPKGVTIGYMAQDTGLESELTIWDEMLTVFKDLIDQEKELRRLEADMARPDVFEDEVVYQKVLNEYDALMVAFKEKGGYQYEADIRSVLHGLQFADFDYSTLISTLSGGQKTRLALGKLLLRKPDILILDEPTNHLDIETLSWLEQYLQSYQGAVLIVSHDRYFLDKVVNQVYEISRNNMKKYYGNYSSYLEGKAEDYERDMKLFEKQQGEIEKLRDFVQRNITRASTTKRAQSRRKQLEKMDVLDKPQGDEKSANFSFQIEKQSGNEVLHLQDLAIGYEDETVSKNINSRMTKGESIALVGPNGVGKSTLLKTIISKLPARAGSFRFGTNVEVSYYDQEQANLISNKRVLNELWDDYPLKPEKDIRTVLGNFLFSGDDVLKTVSTLSGGEKARLALAKMMMEKGNFLILDEPTNHLDLDSKLVLENALIDYPGTILFVSHDRYFINRIATKVIELSKDGNEEFLGDYDYYVEKKQEQAEIKALEQENQAKTVNVAVEKTNYKIDKEAKKAERQRKRRIEEIEAAMEQLEAEINECNELLCDPNVFQDHEKVMEVQTKLDQAQETLDQLLEEWAELEE
- the groL gene encoding chaperonin GroEL (60 kDa chaperone family; promotes refolding of misfolded polypeptides especially under stressful conditions; forms two stacked rings of heptamers to form a barrel-shaped 14mer; ends can be capped by GroES; misfolded proteins enter the barrel where they are refolded when GroES binds) — encoded protein: MAKEIKFSEEARRSMLRGVDALADAVKVTLGPKGRNVVLEKKFGSPLITNDGVTIAKEIELEDAFENMGAKLVAEVASKTNDVAGDGTTTATVLAQAMIREGLKNVTAGANPMGIRKGIEKAVNSAIAELKAISQPVENKESIAQVAAISSADEEVGQLIAEAMERVGNDGVITIEESKGFTTELDVVEGMQFDRGYASPYMVTDSDKMEAVLENPYILITDKKITNIQEILPVLEQVVQQGKPLLLIAEDVEGEALATLVVNKLRGTFNAVAVKAPGFGDRRKAMLEDIAALTGGEVITEEIGLDLKTATIDSLGRASKVVVTKENTTIVEGSGDTAQIQARVNQIRVQLEETTSEFDREKLQERLAKLAGGVAVIKVGAATETELKERKLRIEDALNSTRAAVEEGIVAGGGTALLNVYNKIAEIQAEGDVATGVKIVLRAIEEPVRQIAHNAGLEGSVIVERLKGEAVGTGFNAATGEWVNMIASGIVDPTKVTRSALQNAGSVAAMFLTTEAVVADKPEPAGAGGMGMPDMGGMGGMGGMM
- the tsaB gene encoding tRNA (adenosine(37)-N6)-threonylcarbamoyltransferase complex dimerization subunit type 1 TsaB, which codes for MRVLAIDTSNFTLGIALVDESQVIGEYTTNLKKNHSVRVMPAIQTLLKDCDTAPKDLTKIVVAKGPGSYTGVRIGVTIAKTLAWTLQIPLSGVSSLEVLAANGRYFNGLISPLFDARRGQVYTGLYDMENNLLKTVIEDCNILSSEWAKRLKDLNRPILFVGQDTDIHREAIEEALGDLAVFAPIQSFNSRPSELAFLGLDKTEEDIHQFVPNYIRMAEAEAKWLEQQGK
- the moaC gene encoding cyclic pyranopterin monophosphate synthase MoaC; this encodes MADLTHFNEQGRAKMVDVSAKPETTRTATARSSILVNAEIYEAIINQNMKKGDVLAVAQVAGIMASKNTSNIIPMCHPIALLGVNIAFDWEKEQQGYRLGIETEAKTKGSTGVEMEALTAASVTALTVYDMCKALDKGMVIGPTFLVEKTGGVSSSDYRRQVNQTNRD
- the rimI gene encoding ribosomal protein S18-alanine N-acetyltransferase, translated to MSKTMTFRKMKTEDIDQVLHVETQSFTLPWSREAFYNELNHNQYAVYMVIEDEGKIAGYCGAWIVIDESHITNIAILPEYRGQKLGEALLRKMIEISIAMGVVRMTLEVRVSNGVAISLYEKLGFQKGGIRKNYYTDNLEDAYVMWVNFA
- the tsaD gene encoding tRNA (adenosine(37)-N6)-threonylcarbamoyltransferase complex transferase subunit TsaD, whose translation is MKTDQLILGIETSCDETAAAVIKNGTEILSNVVASQIESHKRFGGVVPEIASRHHVEQITIVLEEALLRAGVSYEDLDAIAVTEGPGLVGALLIGVNAAKAVAFAHGIPIVGIHHIAGHIYANRLIQEIEYPALSLVVSGGHTELVLLEEPGSFKVIGETRDDAAGEAYDKVARTLGLPYPGGPHIDRLAQMGSPSLKLPRAWLEGSYDFSFSGLKSAVINTLHNAEQRGEKIEPEDLAASFQASVIEVLVVKAVKAAKEYKVKQVLLAGGVAANKGLREALTDAFLELPIDLSIPPLYLCTDNAAMIGAAGSVMFEKGKRSGMDLNGNPGLDIEV